From a single Longimicrobium sp. genomic region:
- a CDS encoding slipin family protein, which yields MPGTDLTQYKANMPQLTPGSVPRGNVLGTLALTIPSVIGGAITAAAGEPLALIAGIGIGCVAMFSPKIAQQWERAVVLKFGKYVGLQGPGVFWVIPGVHTVAAWVDHRTTTTSFAAEQTLTSDAVPVNVDAVLFWTVYDAEKAALEVQDYRQAVSWASQTALRDIIGRTSLSELLAGREKIEQELQGLIDSRTTPWGVTVHSVEMRDVVIPASLQDAMSRQAQATREKQARIILGEAEVEIAKLFEKAAESYQGNPVALQLRQMNILYEGLKQKGGMMVVPSTIVDSMGASGIMAAAALAKQSQDERATPSSMSADPFAGSELRIVTDED from the coding sequence ATGCCGGGCACCGACCTCACGCAGTACAAGGCGAACATGCCCCAGCTCACGCCGGGAAGCGTTCCGCGCGGCAACGTCCTCGGAACGCTGGCGCTCACCATCCCGTCCGTCATCGGCGGAGCGATCACGGCCGCCGCGGGCGAGCCGCTGGCGCTGATTGCCGGGATCGGAATCGGCTGCGTCGCCATGTTCTCGCCCAAGATCGCGCAGCAGTGGGAGCGCGCGGTGGTGCTGAAGTTCGGCAAGTACGTGGGGCTGCAGGGCCCCGGCGTGTTCTGGGTGATCCCGGGCGTGCACACGGTGGCGGCCTGGGTGGATCATCGCACCACCACGACCTCCTTCGCGGCCGAGCAGACGCTGACCAGCGACGCCGTGCCGGTGAACGTGGACGCGGTCCTGTTCTGGACGGTGTACGACGCCGAAAAGGCCGCCCTCGAGGTGCAGGACTACCGGCAGGCGGTGAGCTGGGCGTCGCAGACGGCGCTACGTGACATCATCGGCCGCACGTCGCTCTCGGAGCTGCTGGCCGGACGGGAAAAGATCGAGCAGGAGCTGCAAGGGCTCATTGACAGCCGTACGACGCCGTGGGGGGTGACGGTGCACTCGGTGGAGATGCGTGACGTGGTGATTCCGGCGTCGCTGCAGGACGCCATGAGCCGGCAGGCGCAGGCCACGCGCGAAAAGCAGGCGCGCATCATCCTGGGCGAGGCCGAGGTGGAGATCGCCAAGCTGTTCGAGAAGGCGGCCGAAAGCTACCAGGGGAACCCGGTGGCGCTGCAGCTTCGGCAGATGAACATCCTGTACGAGGGGCTGAAGCAGAAGGGCGGTATGATGGTGGTGCCCAGCACCATCGTCGACAGCATGGGGGCGAGCGGCATCATGGCCGCGGCGGCGCTCGCCAAGCAGTCCCAGGACGAACGCGCCACGCCGTCCTCGATGTCGGCGGACCCGTTCGCCGGGAGCGAGTTGCGGATCGTTACGGACGAGGACTGA